The proteins below are encoded in one region of Lactuca sativa cultivar Salinas chromosome 3, Lsat_Salinas_v11, whole genome shotgun sequence:
- the LOC111915419 gene encoding probable E3 ubiquitin-protein ligase HIP1 yields MATSMRSYGLIDADSRCLFMFNAQPGEHLHLDQLIGVNLSPIQALKIEEGDEDLWCLLIDHEPAYSTFWMEVTMNRGSIATARFVDGSQEFDDEETMEIAEIVVEYDKYSRYLRKISELPVTIIGKNKADGSKEGEGEICVVCQEEYEAGLTIGTLKCGHVYHEKCIKKWLVQKNLCPICRSTALS; encoded by the coding sequence ATGGCTACATCTATGCGTTCATACGGGTTGATAGACGCAGATTCCCGGTGCTTGTTCATGTTCAACGCACAGCCAGGTGAGCATCTGCATCTCGATCAACTAATCGGCGTCAACCTCTCTCCAATTCAGGCACTAAAGATCGAAGAGGGTGATGAAGATTTGTGGTGCTTGTTGATTGACCATGAACCTGCTTATTCAACTTTCTGGATGGAAGTGACAATGAATCGTGGATCCATTGCCACTGCTAGATTCGTGGATGGATCACAAGAGTTCGATGATGAAGAGACTATGGAGATTGCAGAGATTGTAGTTGAGTATGACAAGTACTCGAGGTATCTTAGAAAGATATCTGAACTTCCAGTCACGATTATAGGAAAGAATAAAGCCGATGGATCAAAAGAAGGAGAAGGAGAGATTTGTGTGGTTTGTCAAGAAGAATATGAAGCGGGTCTAACGATAGGAACACTCAAATGCGGACATGTGTATCATGAAAAATGCATCAAGAAATGGTTGGTGCAGAAAAACTTGTGTCCAATCTGCAGGTCCACAGCTCTTTCATGA